A single window of Nicotiana sylvestris chromosome 3, ASM39365v2, whole genome shotgun sequence DNA harbors:
- the LOC104215735 gene encoding F-box protein At4g00755-like: protein MERCGDFVQWFLPDMSIKILMCLEDPSDLVRVSAVSTSWRQFVIGNGLCKHLCLRRFPEISSVANMVEVKNTITPVVSQRRLELLCLEWDHRVYAFLAQGLSNCTRKDCLIDAILASSTDNYPEESILNTLEPSDQVGRRASYWSSRGESDPAVPETLTYKLISKLCLISEFHVQPFQAYFQFGFPIYSAKAVRFRVGHSNVKIDVESDNGHESAAAQGSLLDNIIWTYTSPVFPMEQENSLQKFKLPEPVLCIGGVLQLELLGRVQRQEMDGQYYICVSHVQVVGRPLLPAFDVSILDESGKWTLKYYPKENLSQSRTKFSEGESSSPRLRSFGSNLRGWEQMILNTLLGAGAVVVDEEYDV, encoded by the exons ATGGAGAGATGTGGGGATTTTGTGCAATGGTTTCTACCTGATATGTCTATAAAGATCCTAATGTGTTTGGAGGATCCCTCTGATCTTGTTCGGGTTTCTGCTGTTTCTACTTCTTggcgtcaattcg TGATTGGAAATGGATTGTGTAAGCATCTCTGTTTAAGGAGATTTCCTGAAATATCAAGTGTCGCAAATATGGTTGAAGTTAAAAACACGATTACACCAGTAGTATCTCAGCGTAGACTCGAGTTGTTATGTCTGGAGTGGGATCACAGAGTTTATGCTTTTTTGGCACAAGGCCTTTCCAACTGTACGAGGAAAGATTGCTTAATAGATGCAATCCTTGCATCAAGTACTGATAACTATCCTGAAGAAAGCATTCTGAATACATTAGAACCGAGTGATCAGGTTGGCCGCAGGGCTTCATACTGGTCAAGTAGAGGAGAAAGTGATCCTGCTGTTCCTGAGACACTAACTTATAAATTAATCTCAAAGTTGTGCTTGATTTCAGAATTTCATGTGCAACCATTTCAAG CGTATTTCCAGTTTGGATTTCCCATTTATTCAGCAAAAGCTGTGAGATTCAGAGTGGGACATTCTAATGTTAAAATAGATGTAGAAAGTGACAACGGACATGAATCTGCGGCTGCTCAAGGATCTTTGTTGGACAACATCATATGGACATATACCTCACCAGTATTTCCCATGGAGCAG GAGAACAGCTTGCAGAAGTTTAAGCTGCCAGAACCTGTTCTTTGCATTGGTGGAGTCCTACAATTAGAGCTCTTAGGCAGAGTTCAAAGACAAGAAATGGATGGTCAATATTATATATG TGTGTCGCACGTTCAAGTTGTTGGAAGACCACTCTTGCCAGCATTTGATGTTTCAATACTCGATGAATCGGGGAAGTGGACCCTGAAGTATTACCCAAAAGAGAACTTGAGCCAATCACGTACTAAATTTTCTGAAGGAGAGTCAAGTAGTCCTCGGCTTCGTAGTTTTGGTTCAAACTTGAGGGGATGGGAGCAAATGATCCTGAATACACTACTAGGAGCTGGAGCTGTCGTGGTTGATGAGGAGTATGATGTCTAG